The following proteins are encoded in a genomic region of Candidatus Leptovillus gracilis:
- the pstC gene encoding phosphate ABC transporter permease subunit PstC, which produces MRVEAVDGSTVRVERGYRDTVPAAHAASLVILRANDVDIIETLTTTKWIPQLGHFGLWPLILATLMTSVIAMVVALPIGLATAIYLSEYASERFRSIVKPILEVLAGIPTVVYGYFALIFMTPLLRSVFGEGTVEIFNVASAGIVIGILIVPLISSMSEDALHAVPNSLRQAAYGLGATRLETSLKVVVPAALSGITAAVVVSMSRAIGETMVVAIAAGAGPRNFELGKDSLLGFVLNPFIAGETMTGHIVRISGGDLSYDSIDYNSLFAIGLILFIMTFILNVIARRFVERFREVYE; this is translated from the coding sequence TCACGCCGCCAGCCTGGTTATCCTGCGGGCCAACGACGTGGACATTATTGAGACGCTCACGACTACCAAGTGGATTCCACAGTTGGGACACTTTGGGTTATGGCCGCTGATCCTGGCGACCTTGATGACCAGCGTTATCGCCATGGTGGTGGCGCTGCCGATTGGCCTGGCAACGGCCATTTACCTGAGCGAGTATGCCTCTGAGCGTTTTCGCAGCATCGTGAAGCCGATTCTGGAAGTGCTGGCGGGTATTCCCACCGTTGTCTACGGCTATTTTGCCTTGATTTTCATGACGCCTTTGCTGCGTTCTGTTTTTGGGGAAGGCACGGTGGAAATTTTTAACGTGGCTTCAGCCGGTATCGTCATCGGCATTTTGATTGTGCCCCTGATCAGCTCAATGAGTGAAGACGCTTTGCACGCGGTGCCCAATTCTTTGCGGCAGGCGGCTTATGGCCTGGGCGCGACGCGCCTGGAGACTTCATTGAAGGTCGTGGTGCCGGCGGCGCTGTCGGGCATCACGGCGGCTGTGGTGGTCTCCATGTCTCGCGCGATTGGGGAGACAATGGTGGTGGCGATTGCCGCCGGGGCCGGCCCGCGGAATTTTGAGCTGGGCAAGGACTCGCTGCTGGGTTTTGTACTCAATCCATTTATCGCCGGCGAAACCATGACCGGCCACATCGTGCGTATCAGCGGCGGCGACTTGAGTTATGACTCTATTGACTATAACAGTCTATTTGCCATCGGTCTGATCCTGTTCATCATGACGTTTATCTTAAACGTGATCGCCCGGCGCTTTGTGGAACGTTTTCGTGAGGTTTACGAATAA
- the phoU gene encoding phosphate signaling complex protein PhoU, which produces MTRETFDRELRTLTEKILRLGNVVEEDILRVAQALKARDLRVSREMIEADEWVNSQRIEIMMGCFTLIATQQPTGPDMRALAAAVEIAGELERIHDYVKGIGKISLKLDEARLPEQVAEMILPMAEITSQMLHQALDAYATNNAMTAHEIPARDDEVDDFYQQISFALAVSVMEDRAKYEQANLLQWAVHNLERAADRVINICEWTVYKAVGKYVELDSEFEAPATLSA; this is translated from the coding sequence ATGACACGAGAAACTTTCGACAGAGAATTGAGAACGCTAACCGAGAAGATATTACGCCTGGGCAATGTGGTGGAAGAAGATATTTTGCGGGTTGCCCAGGCTCTGAAAGCGCGCGACTTGCGCGTTTCCAGGGAAATGATTGAAGCCGATGAATGGGTGAATAGCCAACGCATTGAGATTATGATGGGCTGTTTTACCCTGATTGCCACACAGCAGCCCACCGGGCCAGATATGCGCGCTCTGGCGGCCGCTGTCGAGATCGCCGGCGAGTTAGAACGTATTCATGATTATGTCAAAGGAATTGGCAAAATTAGCCTGAAACTAGATGAAGCCCGGCTGCCGGAGCAGGTAGCCGAAATGATACTGCCGATGGCCGAGATTACCAGCCAGATGCTGCATCAGGCTTTAGACGCCTATGCCACCAACAATGCAATGACCGCGCATGAGATTCCGGCGCGAGACGATGAAGTAGACGATTTTTACCAGCAAATCTCTTTTGCTCTGGCTGTTTCGGTTATGGAAGATAGGGCGAAATATGAGCAGGCGAATTTGCTGCAATGGGCGGTGCATAATTTGGAACGGGCAGCCGACCGGGTGATTAATATCTGCGAGTGGACGGTGTATAAGGCGGTAGGCAAATACGTGGAATTGGACAGCGAATTTGAGGCGCCAGCCACGTTGTCTGCCTGA
- the pstA gene encoding phosphate ABC transporter permease PstA yields the protein MSKLENKEPFPNVQGTGVYPEGDGLQAQIQTRHRWGFIWRIVFILALMIAIVSLVSLLYTIVNDAFGYVAIINKVDPERLTLNVLQNNMLSAPNTTSSEDDHVLAAGISDNPDGIGFFGYAYYQENADDLQIVSVDGQEAGGVAEDYPLVRPLYLYSSASVLEENQAANLFLNYLLTNIGDQMDEIGYLPTSAAGQATAQQNWLRANPTLGLSPGQWAAINPEGVDGRVSITGSSTVFPLTEHMLAQFQAAGFAGTYDNTAVGSSAGITAFCAGEVDIAASSRPIKSGEFEVCRKNGRFPLEFQVGIDTLAVVVNLENNFATDLSTEQLQTIFTTAETWADVNPAWPDRPIYRFVPGSDSGTLDFFIETVFETTLADLPKDDLVQILAANITTGRGRTIEREQRFYENALVFESPELWNEVCAAPANERPSGCTAPVRSQDDVYDLLIREVVQEDVVKTYKLVDSIFRRSEIAAEVAQQYPNGVLQFRSWLTTDFVRDSQSSTPEYAGVRTAILGSLWVIAITILFSFPIGTGAAIYLEEYASDNKLNRLLQTNINNLAGVPSIIYGMLGLAVFVRTFEILTSGAFFGAVDSGATANGRTILSAGLTLGLLILPIIIINSQEALRAVPNSLRQAGLALGATRWQTIWSHVLPNALPGILTGTILAVSRALGETAPLVVVGASTFITVDPSGPFSKFTTLPIQIYQWTSRPQAEFRNIAAAAIVVLLALLLTLNATAVLLRNRYSNRMG from the coding sequence ATGAGCAAATTAGAAAATAAAGAGCCGTTCCCCAATGTTCAGGGTACGGGCGTTTACCCGGAAGGGGACGGCCTACAGGCGCAGATTCAAACGCGCCATCGTTGGGGTTTCATATGGCGCATCGTTTTTATACTCGCCTTAATGATTGCTATCGTCAGTCTGGTGTCTCTGTTGTATACGATTGTCAATGACGCCTTTGGCTACGTGGCGATCATCAACAAGGTGGACCCGGAACGCCTGACGCTGAATGTGCTGCAAAACAATATGTTAAGCGCGCCGAATACGACATCTAGCGAAGATGACCATGTGCTGGCCGCCGGTATCAGTGATAACCCTGATGGCATTGGCTTTTTTGGGTATGCGTATTACCAGGAAAATGCTGACGATTTGCAGATTGTGTCGGTGGATGGTCAGGAAGCGGGCGGTGTCGCTGAGGATTACCCGCTGGTACGGCCGTTATACCTTTATTCCTCCGCTTCTGTGTTAGAAGAAAATCAGGCCGCCAACCTGTTTCTCAACTACCTGCTCACCAATATCGGCGACCAGATGGATGAGATTGGCTACCTGCCTACCAGCGCCGCCGGGCAGGCGACGGCGCAGCAAAACTGGCTGCGCGCCAATCCTACTTTGGGGCTTTCGCCCGGTCAATGGGCGGCTATTAACCCGGAAGGCGTAGACGGCCGCGTGAGCATTACCGGCAGTTCCACTGTTTTCCCGCTGACGGAGCATATGCTGGCGCAGTTTCAGGCGGCCGGTTTTGCCGGGACGTATGACAATACGGCCGTGGGCAGCAGCGCCGGTATCACCGCTTTTTGCGCCGGCGAAGTGGACATTGCCGCTTCCAGCCGGCCGATTAAATCGGGTGAATTTGAAGTGTGCCGCAAGAACGGCCGTTTTCCCCTGGAATTTCAGGTAGGTATAGACACGTTGGCCGTTGTTGTCAACCTGGAAAACAACTTTGCCACCGATCTTTCTACAGAGCAGTTGCAAACCATATTCACCACCGCCGAAACCTGGGCCGACGTCAACCCCGCCTGGCCGGATCGCCCCATTTATCGTTTTGTCCCCGGCAGTGACAGTGGTACTCTGGACTTTTTTATCGAAACGGTTTTTGAAACCACGCTGGCCGATCTGCCCAAAGACGACCTGGTGCAGATTTTGGCCGCCAATATTACCACCGGGCGCGGCCGCACCATCGAGCGGGAACAACGCTTCTATGAAAATGCCCTGGTTTTTGAATCGCCCGAATTGTGGAATGAAGTATGCGCGGCGCCGGCCAATGAACGGCCGTCTGGCTGCACCGCCCCCGTTCGCAGCCAGGACGACGTGTATGACCTGCTCATCCGTGAAGTGGTACAGGAAGACGTGGTCAAGACCTACAAACTGGTGGACTCCATCTTTCGCCGGTCGGAAATTGCCGCCGAAGTGGCGCAGCAGTATCCCAATGGCGTTCTGCAATTCCGCTCCTGGCTGACGACCGACTTTGTGCGCGATTCCCAGTCCAGCACGCCGGAATATGCCGGGGTGCGCACCGCTATTTTGGGATCGCTGTGGGTTATTGCTATTACCATTCTCTTTTCCTTCCCCATCGGCACCGGGGCGGCCATCTACCTGGAAGAATACGCCAGCGATAACAAACTTAACCGCCTGCTGCAAACCAACATTAACAATCTGGCCGGTGTGCCCTCCATCATCTATGGCATGTTGGGGCTGGCTGTGTTTGTGCGTACCTTTGAGATTCTGACCAGTGGGGCGTTCTTTGGCGCCGTAGACTCTGGGGCGACGGCCAACGGCCGTACCATCCTCTCCGCCGGCCTGACGCTGGGGCTGCTCATTCTGCCTATCATCATCATCAACTCGCAAGAGGCGCTGCGGGCGGTGCCCAATTCACTGCGGCAGGCGGGTCTGGCGCTGGGCGCTACCAGGTGGCAAACCATCTGGTCTCACGTGCTGCCCAATGCCCTGCCTGGCATCCTGACCGGCACCATTCTGGCGGTGTCCCGCGCCCTGGGTGAAACGGCGCCGCTGGTAGTGGTGGGCGCTTCGACCTTTATTACGGTGGACCCGTCTGGTCCATTTTCAAAATTCACTACTTTACCAATTCAAATTTATCAATGGACATCGCGGCCGCAGGCGGAGTTTCGCAATATTGCGGCGGCGGCGATTGTGGTGTTGTTGGCGCTGCTGCTGACGTTAAACGCAACGGCCGTTCTCCTCCGCAATCGCTACAGCAACCGCATGGGGTAA